The following proteins are co-located in the Sphingorhabdus lutea genome:
- the arsC gene encoding arsenate reductase (glutaredoxin) (This arsenate reductase requires both glutathione and glutaredoxin to convert arsenate to arsenite, after which the efflux transporter formed by ArsA and ArsB can extrude the arsenite from the cell, providing resistance.) translates to MKATIWHNPKCGTSRKTLAILEESGVDLTIIEYLKDGFNKEKLRQLIKEADMTPQSILRVRGTMAEELGLTKAGISEDAILDAMVQHPILVERPIVQTQKGVRLCRPQEKVHEIL, encoded by the coding sequence ATGAAAGCAACCATTTGGCACAATCCAAAATGCGGCACATCGCGCAAAACTCTGGCCATTTTGGAAGAATCAGGAGTTGATTTGACCATTATTGAATATTTGAAAGATGGTTTTAATAAAGAAAAACTGCGCCAGTTAATAAAGGAAGCAGATATGACCCCACAGAGCATTTTACGCGTCCGAGGCACAATGGCGGAGGAATTGGGATTAACAAAAGCTGGCATTAGCGAAGATGCCATTTTGGACGCAATGGTGCAGCATCCCATTTTGGTGGAACGGCCCATTGTTCAAACGCAAAAGGGCGTTCGCCTATGCCGGCCACAAGAAAAGGTGCATGAAATACTATAA
- a CDS encoding alpha/beta fold hydrolase, translating into MLRKIIYALLGMILFLFIIIGIWGYAPDMPLDELKAKYANNESEFVTLSNGQTVHLRDEGSKNAPAIILLHGSNSSLHTWDEWTASLKTRYRIIRFDQMGHGLTGPHPASCYSMDCYVETVDAVAENRGLSSFILGGSSMGGGISYAYARAHPEHIDGLILVDPSGAPDVKKADLPIGFKIATMPIINLSMEYITPRAIIEQSLKDTVSVQSVNSKEKIDLYWHLLRRAGNRKATRLRMANHANKPQYAPLQTSPIPVLILWGEEDKLINVASAPWFAKQFTHEKVIIYKGIGHLPMEENAQQSADDVQNWLSKLDIAA; encoded by the coding sequence ATGTTACGCAAAATTATTTACGCATTGCTGGGCATGATATTATTCCTATTCATCATTATTGGCATTTGGGGATATGCACCCGATATGCCATTGGATGAATTAAAGGCAAAATATGCCAATAATGAATCCGAATTTGTCACCCTGTCCAATGGTCAAACCGTCCATTTGCGTGATGAAGGATCAAAAAATGCACCAGCAATTATCCTATTACATGGCTCTAACAGCTCGCTTCATACATGGGACGAATGGACCGCATCGTTAAAAACGCGCTATCGAATCATAAGATTTGATCAAATGGGCCATGGTCTAACTGGACCGCATCCTGCATCATGTTACAGCATGGATTGCTATGTTGAAACAGTGGACGCCGTGGCCGAAAATCGCGGCCTGTCATCATTCATCCTTGGCGGCAGCAGCATGGGCGGCGGCATATCCTATGCCTATGCCCGCGCGCATCCTGAACATATTGACGGGTTGATATTGGTTGACCCCTCTGGCGCACCAGATGTTAAAAAGGCAGATTTGCCTATAGGGTTCAAAATTGCCACCATGCCGATTATAAATTTGTCTATGGAATATATCACCCCGCGCGCCATCATCGAACAAAGTTTGAAAGATACGGTCAGCGTGCAATCGGTGAATAGCAAAGAGAAAATCGACCTTTATTGGCATTTACTGCGCCGTGCGGGCAACCGCAAGGCGACAAGGCTACGTATGGCGAACCACGCAAATAAGCCGCAATATGCGCCATTACAAACTTCCCCAATTCCTGTTTTAATTTTATGGGGCGAAGAAGATAAGTTGATAAATGTCGCATCCGCGCCATGGTTTGCCAAACAATTTACCCATGAAAAAGTCATTATTTATAAAGGCATTGGCCATTTACCGATGGAAGAAAATGCACAGCAAAGCGCAGATGATGTACAAAATTGGTTATCCAAATTGGACATTGCTGCATAA
- a CDS encoding EAL domain-containing protein, translating into MLKVQLEPVVETRMTRMLLAVFCGLSIFSVFFDSKHMWAALIWVLAGMLWIGLSYNFSKNNLNGHIGNYDSKLASKVTQYCIGHGILLSAGFLYFGYDATVIQIMAMWSICLTVIIFLPLLLPLSPRPAVFFNAILVISMSGLFIWRGEYFPALASLGISFIATKVYLQNAKSGVQYAFSAIALHEKSETVSLLLREFEDSGADWLWQTNKSREIVHASPRFAFAAESESADMEGQPFLKIVAADNWDSGTYPKELNILAQKLKNREAFSNLVVPIMMNGKKRWWELSASPKVDEAGKFIGFRGVGSNVTEQRESAQKISRLARYDNLTNLPNRLQLNEALELAMREAEKWKHRCAFLMIDLDRFKAVNDTLGHPVGDRLLAQVSMRLKNIMTPNELCGRLGGDEFAVVIRDARETQKIEEVATKIINELSKPYIVDQHTLFIGASIGSARGPVDGHTVELLMRSADLALYRAKSRGGNAHESYKHQLHAEAEEKRQMEAELRKAIERNEFHLEYQPVVNADNEHMLVGFEALVRWTNEKFGRVPPFKFIKVAEDARLIVPIGTWVLRQACKDAVKWPGQTKVAVNVSVDQLTEPGFIDVVTKALHDSGLPAYRLEIEVTEGIFLNDGKYATSVLERIRALGIKLSMDDFGTGYSSLGYLSNSLFDTIKVDRSFVVGAAQGKAESIAIIRAVVAMAQSLGLATTAEGVETEIETQMIQQLGCTKIQGYYFGRPMPFADSMELFENQNRRNVA; encoded by the coding sequence TTGTTAAAGGTCCAGTTGGAACCTGTTGTTGAAACAAGAATGACCAGAATGCTATTGGCGGTCTTTTGCGGATTGTCGATATTTTCTGTATTTTTTGACAGCAAACATATGTGGGCTGCCTTAATTTGGGTTTTGGCCGGCATGTTGTGGATTGGCCTGTCCTATAATTTTTCAAAAAATAACCTTAACGGCCATATTGGAAATTATGACAGTAAATTGGCGAGCAAAGTAACGCAATATTGCATTGGCCATGGCATATTATTATCGGCTGGATTTTTATATTTTGGCTATGACGCAACGGTCATTCAAATCATGGCCATGTGGTCAATTTGCCTTACTGTCATAATTTTCTTGCCTTTATTATTGCCGCTTTCGCCGCGTCCTGCAGTATTTTTCAATGCCATTTTGGTAATATCCATGTCCGGCTTGTTCATATGGCGCGGTGAATATTTCCCCGCATTGGCGAGCCTGGGCATTTCCTTCATAGCCACCAAAGTATATTTGCAAAATGCTAAATCGGGCGTTCAATATGCATTTTCGGCCATTGCTTTGCATGAAAAAAGCGAGACGGTCAGCCTGTTGCTGCGTGAATTTGAAGATAGCGGCGCCGATTGGTTGTGGCAGACAAATAAATCGCGCGAAATCGTGCATGCATCGCCGCGTTTTGCCTTTGCTGCCGAATCGGAATCCGCCGATATGGAGGGGCAGCCATTTTTGAAAATTGTCGCTGCTGATAATTGGGATAGCGGAACTTATCCCAAAGAATTAAATATTTTGGCGCAAAAATTAAAAAATCGTGAGGCATTTAGCAATTTGGTCGTGCCGATTATGATGAATGGCAAAAAAAGATGGTGGGAATTATCCGCTTCGCCAAAGGTGGATGAAGCGGGTAAATTTATCGGTTTTCGGGGCGTGGGTTCAAATGTCACCGAACAACGCGAATCCGCGCAAAAAATTTCGCGCCTTGCCCGATATGATAATTTAACAAATTTGCCCAATCGCCTGCAATTAAATGAGGCATTGGAACTTGCCATGCGCGAGGCAGAAAAATGGAAGCATCGCTGTGCATTTTTGATGATCGATCTTGACCGGTTTAAGGCGGTAAATGATACGTTGGGGCATCCCGTTGGCGACCGATTATTGGCACAGGTGTCGATGCGGTTGAAAAATATCATGACCCCAAATGAGCTATGTGGGCGTTTGGGCGGTGATGAATTTGCCGTGGTTATTCGCGATGCACGTGAAACCCAAAAAATCGAAGAAGTGGCGACAAAAATCATCAATGAATTGTCAAAGCCATATATTGTGGACCAGCACACATTATTTATTGGTGCCAGCATTGGTTCGGCACGCGGTCCGGTGGACGGCCATACGGTTGAGTTATTGATGCGCAGCGCGGATTTGGCGCTTTATCGTGCGAAAAGCCGTGGCGGTAATGCGCATGAAAGCTATAAACATCAATTGCATGCAGAGGCAGAGGAAAAACGGCAAATGGAGGCCGAGCTGCGCAAAGCGATTGAGCGTAATGAATTTCATTTAGAATATCAGCCCGTCGTTAATGCGGATAATGAGCATATGTTGGTGGGTTTTGAGGCGCTTGTCCGATGGACCAACGAGAAATTTGGCCGCGTGCCGCCATTTAAATTTATTAAAGTGGCCGAGGATGCACGGCTTATCGTTCCTATTGGCACATGGGTTTTGCGTCAGGCATGCAAAGATGCGGTTAAATGGCCCGGTCAGACAAAGGTCGCGGTGAATGTGTCGGTGGATCAATTAACCGAGCCTGGCTTTATCGATGTGGTGACCAAGGCTTTGCATGATAGCGGCCTTCCCGCATATCGTTTGGAAATTGAAGTGACCGAGGGCATATTTTTGAACGATGGCAAATATGCGACATCGGTGTTGGAACGAATCCGCGCATTGGGCATTAAATTATCAATGGATGATTTTGGCACGGGATATTCTTCGCTTGGTTATTTAAGTAACAGCCTGTTCGATACGATTAAGGTGGACCGCAGCTTTGTTGTGGGCGCCGCACAGGGCAAGGCGGAAAGCATTGCGATTATTCGCGCCGTGGTGGCAATGGCGCAAAGCCTTGGCCTTGCCACAACTGCAGAGGGCGTTGAGACCGAGATTGAGACACAGATGATTCAGCAATTGGGATGCACCAAAATACAAGGATATTATTTTGGACGGCCCATGCCCTTTGCCGATAGTATGGAGTTATTTGAAAATCAGAATCGGCGCAATGTTGCCTAA
- a CDS encoding fatty acyl-AMP ligase — translation MTELIPTPTYDDLPRRLSDFGTLGEALDYAASGKRGLNFHDARGKLARVYPFSELREDALKTAYRLLAMGIGKEDRIALVAETGTEFAALFFGCIYAGAWPVPLPLPTSFGGKESYIDQLSVQLKSCDPKMFIYPPELEEMAGAAAAQNNVKAMDWVSIAQMDAQAVDLPTADPQEICYLQYSSGSTRFPHGVAVTHHAVLNNLSAHSHGMEVQDSDRCVSWLPWYHDMGLVGCFLSVVANQVSTDYMKTEEFARRPLAWLDIISSADGTVISYSPTFGYDICARRISSQSHVADRFSLDKWRLAGNGADMIRPDVMQNFVDAFGDAGFKATSFLPSYGLAEATLAVSIMPPGEGIKVELVAESELSGQAVTTDKPEKYRAVVNCGKAAKDMTIEIRGNNGEILADKIIGKVWCHGPSLMREYFRDEESTKACLVDGWLDTGDMGYMSNGYIFIVGRAKDMIIINGKNYWPQDIEWAVEQLPGFKSGDIAAFSITAQNGDEMPAILVQCRTTDQAERARLREQIREKVRSVMGMSCVVEMVPPRTLPRTSSGKLSRAKARSMYLSGDIIPYAIAA, via the coding sequence ATGACGGAATTGATTCCCACGCCAACTTATGATGATTTGCCACGCAGGCTTTCTGATTTTGGCACATTGGGGGAGGCTTTGGATTATGCTGCAAGCGGCAAAAGAGGCCTGAATTTTCACGATGCGCGCGGAAAATTGGCGCGGGTTTACCCATTTAGCGAGCTTCGTGAAGATGCCTTAAAAACTGCCTATCGCTTATTGGCAATGGGCATTGGTAAAGAAGACAGAATTGCTTTGGTCGCCGAAACCGGCACCGAATTTGCGGCCTTATTTTTTGGTTGTATCTATGCCGGTGCATGGCCCGTGCCTTTGCCATTGCCAACATCATTTGGCGGTAAAGAAAGCTATATTGATCAATTGTCGGTTCAATTGAAAAGCTGTGATCCCAAAATGTTTATTTATCCCCCCGAGTTGGAGGAAATGGCCGGCGCGGCAGCGGCGCAAAATAATGTAAAGGCAATGGATTGGGTTAGCATTGCCCAAATGGACGCACAGGCAGTGGATCTACCCACCGCTGATCCACAGGAAATATGCTATTTACAATATAGCAGCGGTTCGACCCGTTTTCCCCATGGCGTCGCGGTGACCCATCATGCAGTTTTGAATAATTTATCCGCCCATTCCCATGGGATGGAGGTGCAGGATAGCGACCGTTGTGTTTCATGGTTGCCATGGTATCATGATATGGGATTGGTGGGATGTTTCCTGTCGGTTGTGGCTAATCAAGTGTCCACCGATTATATGAAGACAGAGGAATTTGCCCGCCGCCCGCTTGCATGGTTAGATATTATCAGCAGCGCCGACGGCACAGTTATCAGCTATTCCCCCACATTTGGATATGATATTTGCGCGCGCCGTATTTCCAGCCAAAGCCATGTTGCGGATCGTTTTTCATTGGATAAATGGCGCCTTGCGGGCAATGGCGCGGATATGATCCGTCCTGATGTTATGCAAAATTTTGTTGATGCATTTGGTGATGCAGGATTTAAGGCGACGTCATTTTTGCCCAGCTATGGCCTTGCCGAGGCGACTTTGGCGGTGTCCATCATGCCGCCCGGTGAAGGGATAAAGGTTGAATTGGTCGCGGAAAGCGAGCTTTCGGGACAGGCCGTCACAACGGATAAGCCGGAAAAATATCGTGCGGTGGTCAATTGCGGCAAAGCGGCAAAGGATATGACCATTGAAATTCGCGGTAATAATGGCGAAATTTTGGCCGATAAAATTATCGGTAAAGTTTGGTGTCATGGGCCATCCTTAATGCGCGAATATTTTCGTGATGAGGAATCGACCAAGGCATGTTTGGTTGATGGTTGGTTGGACACGGGCGATATGGGATATATGTCAAATGGATATATATTCATCGTTGGCCGTGCCAAGGATATGATTATTATTAACGGCAAAAATTATTGGCCACAGGATATTGAATGGGCGGTGGAACAATTGCCTGGATTTAAATCTGGCGATATTGCTGCATTTTCCATCACCGCGCAAAATGGTGACGAAATGCCTGCTATTTTGGTGCAATGCCGCACCACGGATCAGGCGGAGCGGGCCAGATTGCGTGAACAAATTCGTGAAAAAGTCCGCTCTGTCATGGGGATGAGCTGTGTTGTGGAAATGGTGCCGCCACGCACTTTGCCGCGCACAAGTTCGGGTAAATTAAGCAGGGCAAAGGCGCGGTCAATGTATTTATCGGGCGATATTATCCCCTATGCAATTGCGGCGTAA
- a CDS encoding regulatory protein RecX: MAYGQNSSKPSKPLNNRRLKDLSLYYLGRFATSKMKLRKYLDRKIKERGWDDEKQPHIDGLIAEFEHLGYLDDAQYAETRARSLQLRGYGPRRVSQDLKFQGIDESDGAIANEMSELEIWQAAHRFAKKRRIGPYSAILAEPDKAQKQLAAFLRAGHDFEIAKLFVKAAPGEQIGPPEYIEYFY, translated from the coding sequence ATGGCATATGGGCAAAATTCTTCAAAACCATCAAAACCCCTAAATAACAGGCGATTAAAGGATTTGTCGCTTTATTATTTGGGACGATTTGCGACAAGTAAAATGAAATTACGCAAATATCTTGACAGAAAAATTAAAGAAAGAGGCTGGGATGATGAAAAACAGCCCCATATTGATGGCTTGATTGCGGAATTTGAACATTTGGGATATTTGGACGATGCCCAATATGCCGAAACAAGGGCGCGTTCCCTGCAATTACGCGGATATGGTCCGCGCCGCGTGTCGCAAGATTTGAAATTTCAAGGGATTGATGAAAGCGACGGGGCAATTGCCAATGAGATGAGCGAGCTTGAAATATGGCAAGCCGCGCACCGTTTTGCCAAAAAAAGACGTATCGGCCCTTATTCGGCAATTTTGGCCGAACCAGATAAAGCCCAAAAACAGCTTGCGGCATTTTTACGCGCCGGACATGATTTTGAAATTGCCAAATTATTTGTCAAGGCCGCACCGGGGGAACAAATTGGCCCGCCTGAATATATTGAATATTTTTATTAA
- a CDS encoding RelA/SpoT family protein: MLRQYELVERVMEYAPDADEDRLNRAYVFTVQKHGSQKRASGDPYFSHPVEVAGLMTDLQMDEETIITALLHDTVEDTLTTIEEVSDKFGPEVARLVDGVTKLSKIEAQSEDQRAAENLRKFLLAISDDIRVLLVKLADRLHNMRTLNYIKSPLKRARIAKETMDIYAPLAERIGMYEYMREMQLLAFEQLEPDACKTITDKLAQIRVNAGAEVSDIAASIQKQIIEGGIDASVSGREKHPYSIWRKMQERHVTMDQMADINAFRIVTNSEEDCYKVLGRVHRKWKMVPGRFKDYISTPKRNGYRSIHTTIMFAQNMRVEVQIRSKAMHEQSEFGLAAHWGYKTGDRPDGQAGWIRDLIEILETSHDAEDLLENTRLAMYQDRIFAFTPKGALHQLPKGATPVDFAYAVHTDLGDKTVGAKVNGRHVPLRTILANGDMVDILKSDGQLPQANWLNFVATGKARAAVRRSIRMRERSELVELGRQIYGEIIAHYPSKIGKKALAKAMERLEIEDESQLMVDIASGKIADKALLEALIPGYEDDPDLEWPQQNKALTIKGLTPGLAYQLGECCHPIPGDRIVGLRRANEPVQVHMIDCETLANGQDADWVDLSWGRDSDGATARLHVIVHNRPGSLADIANIFAYHKANIMNLKLGSRDTEFHSYELDLEVHDLHHFMRILSALRAVDAVSRADRVH; encoded by the coding sequence ATGTTACGCCAATATGAACTTGTTGAACGGGTGATGGAATATGCACCCGACGCGGATGAGGACCGTTTAAACCGCGCCTATGTTTTTACCGTGCAAAAACATGGCAGCCAAAAACGCGCCAGTGGCGATCCATATTTCAGCCATCCTGTGGAGGTGGCGGGGTTGATGACCGACCTGCAAATGGATGAAGAAACCATCATCACCGCTTTATTACATGACACGGTCGAGGATACATTAACCACCATCGAAGAAGTGTCCGACAAATTCGGGCCAGAGGTGGCCCGTCTGGTCGATGGGGTTACCAAATTATCCAAGATTGAGGCGCAATCAGAGGATCAGCGCGCGGCGGAAAATTTACGTAAATTTTTATTGGCTATTTCGGATGATATTCGTGTTTTATTGGTAAAGCTGGCCGATAGGCTGCACAATATGCGCACGTTAAATTATATTAAAAGTCCCTTGAAACGCGCCCGTATTGCCAAAGAAACAATGGATATTTACGCGCCATTGGCCGAACGTATAGGCATGTATGAATATATGCGCGAAATGCAATTATTGGCATTTGAACAATTAGAACCAGATGCATGCAAAACCATCACCGACAAATTGGCACAAATTCGCGTTAATGCGGGGGCTGAAGTATCGGATATTGCCGCCTCCATCCAAAAACAAATAATCGAAGGGGGCATTGACGCATCGGTATCAGGACGCGAAAAACACCCATATTCCATTTGGCGCAAAATGCAGGAACGCCATGTTACCATGGACCAAATGGCGGATATTAACGCATTTCGCATCGTCACGAACAGCGAGGAAGATTGTTATAAGGTTTTAGGCCGCGTTCACCGTAAATGGAAAATGGTCCCTGGGCGGTTTAAAGATTATATTTCAACACCAAAACGCAATGGATATCGTTCCATTCACACCACCATCATGTTCGCGCAAAATATGCGGGTGGAGGTCCAAATCCGCAGCAAGGCCATGCATGAACAATCCGAATTTGGCTTGGCCGCCCATTGGGGATATAAAACGGGGGACAGGCCCGATGGTCAGGCGGGGTGGATACGCGATTTAATTGAAATTTTGGAAACCAGCCATGATGCAGAGGATCTGTTGGAAAACACCCGTCTTGCCATGTATCAGGACCGGATTTTCGCCTTTACGCCCAAGGGCGCTTTGCATCAATTGCCCAAGGGGGCAACGCCGGTTGATTTTGCCTATGCGGTGCATACCGATTTGGGCGATAAAACCGTTGGGGCAAAGGTAAATGGCCGTCATGTCCCGCTGCGCACCATTTTGGCCAATGGCGATATGGTCGATATTTTGAAATCCGATGGGCAATTGCCGCAGGCAAATTGGCTTAACTTTGTCGCCACGGGCAAGGCGCGGGCCGCAGTGCGCCGTTCCATCAGGATGCGCGAACGCAGCGAGTTGGTTGAGCTGGGCCGGCAAATTTATGGCGAAATTATCGCCCATTACCCCAGCAAAATTGGTAAAAAAGCGCTGGCAAAGGCCATGGAAAGATTAGAGATTGAGGATGAATCCCAATTGATGGTCGATATTGCGTCGGGCAAAATTGCCGATAAGGCATTATTAGAAGCGTTGATTCCAGGATATGAGGATGATCCAGATTTAGAATGGCCACAGCAAAATAAGGCGCTGACCATAAAGGGGTTAACCCCCGGCCTTGCATATCAATTAGGCGAATGTTGCCACCCCATACCGGGCGACCGTATTGTCGGTTTGCGCCGCGCAAATGAACCGGTTCAGGTGCATATGATTGATTGCGAAACATTGGCCAATGGCCAAGATGCAGATTGGGTGGATTTAAGCTGGGGCCGCGATAGCGACGGCGCAACGGCGCGTTTGCATGTCATTGTGCATAATCGGCCGGGTTCATTGGCCGATATTGCCAATATTTTTGCCTATCATAAGGCAAATATTATGAACTTAAAACTTGGCAGCCGCGACACCGAATTTCATAGTTATGAGCTGGATTTAGAGGTGCATGACCTGCATCATTTCATGCGTATTTTATCCGCCCTGCGCGCGGTGGATGCGGTCAGCAGGGCCGATCGTGTTCATTAA
- a CDS encoding CC_3452 family protein: protein MTLSSISRPNAGLSSIGARIFAFAAALLVSSMLIFAVPQAQAKTSTVYYSAELAAPATNDKNIVRSVIFYCEGTSCQAAMSSSSAKNVCVSLAREVGELTQFKAGKRNFDAKALAACNESAKS, encoded by the coding sequence ATGACCCTCTCCTCAATTTCACGCCCCAATGCGGGCCTATCGTCCATTGGCGCGCGTATTTTTGCTTTTGCCGCGGCCCTGTTGGTAAGCAGCATGTTGATTTTTGCCGTGCCACAGGCGCAGGCGAAAACATCAACTGTATATTATAGTGCAGAATTGGCAGCCCCCGCTACAAATGACAAAAATATCGTGCGCAGCGTTATTTTTTATTGTGAAGGCACATCATGCCAAGCAGCAATGTCTTCTTCTTCGGCGAAAAATGTATGCGTCAGCTTGGCCCGTGAAGTGGGCGAGCTTACCCAATTTAAAGCTGGCAAGCGCAATTTTGATGCAAAGGCATTGGCCGCTTGTAATGAATCTGCAAAATCATAA
- a CDS encoding winged helix-turn-helix transcriptional regulator: protein MGGLREKLSMGDDCGLPLALDSMGEKWSFMILRASFNGVRHFEEFLTEMGIARNILANRLTRLTANGILQRHSCPHDRRKVEYLLTDKGLALLPAMIALRQWGEEYGGDIISNPVLVDAEQRRPIRKIKLISEDGRELALHDLCWVNGDDIGNVDNNVSNISKTVA from the coding sequence ATGGGCGGATTAAGAGAGAAATTATCTATGGGTGACGATTGCGGCCTGCCGCTCGCATTGGATTCCATGGGTGAAAAATGGTCGTTCATGATTTTAAGGGCAAGTTTTAACGGCGTGCGCCATTTTGAGGAATTTTTAACCGAAATGGGCATTGCCCGCAACATATTGGCCAACCGTCTGACCCGATTAACCGCCAATGGCATTTTACAAAGACATAGCTGCCCCCATGATCGGCGCAAGGTGGAATATCTGTTAACCGATAAGGGATTGGCATTATTGCCCGCCATGATTGCGCTGCGCCAATGGGGGGAGGAATATGGCGGCGATATTATTTCCAACCCGGTTCTGGTCGATGCAGAACAAAGACGCCCCATCCGCAAAATTAAATTGATAAGCGAGGATGGGCGCGAGCTGGCCCTGCATGATTTATGCTGGGTTAATGGCGATGACATTGGCAATGTGGACAATAATGTTTCCAATATCAGCAAAACCGTTGCCTGA
- a CDS encoding CarD family transcriptional regulator has protein sequence MESSAAIFDVGDYVVYPKHGVGRVIELQNSEIAGMQLELYVLRFEKEKMTLRVPFNKAESVGMRKLSSDKTLKDAMETLKGKPKVKRTMWSRRAQEYETKINSGDLISIAEVTRDLFRPDDQPEQSYSERQIFEAASSRLARELAAMEKTDEPTALIKILEVLKECAPQWYESVE, from the coding sequence ATGGAATCCAGTGCAGCAATTTTCGACGTTGGCGACTATGTCGTATATCCAAAACATGGCGTGGGACGTGTGATTGAGCTTCAAAATTCCGAAATAGCAGGGATGCAATTGGAATTATATGTTTTGCGTTTTGAAAAAGAAAAAATGACCCTTCGCGTGCCATTTAACAAGGCCGAAAGCGTGGGCATGCGCAAATTATCTTCCGACAAAACTTTAAAAGATGCGATGGAAACATTAAAAGGCAAGCCAAAGGTAAAACGCACCATGTGGTCGCGCCGCGCACAGGAATATGAAACAAAAATCAATAGCGGCGATCTTATCTCTATCGCAGAGGTAACGCGCGATTTATTCCGCCCCGATGACCAGCCAGAGCAAAGCTATTCAGAGCGTCAAATTTTTGAAGCAGCCTCCAGCCGTTTGGCCCGTGAATTGGCCGCGATGGAAAAAACAGACGAGCCAACTGCCTTGATTAAAATTTTAGAGGTGCTGAAAGAATGCGCCCCCCAATGGTATGAGAGTGTTGAGTAA
- a CDS encoding GIN domain-containing protein, with product MKHINIKATAMMMHKLPQIFGGRKFANSIFFAAALVVAIVASQNIAHAAERRFLIASFNEVVVEGNLNVNIITGKPISVIGNGEHSILSELHFNLVGDKLTVRLSERGRQLVVKAKEPLMINLATKEMKSITINGNSSVKLDKLKAAKARIQIFGSGIVNVDNIETDNLNAIVQGNGNINIASGKGDRAIIILNGAGMINANAFTAQTAEITHSGPAQSRMNVAKTATIMNQGTGIINISGKAQCIIKAGNSGSVSCENPIN from the coding sequence ATGAAGCATATTAACATAAAGGCCACAGCAATGATGATGCACAAATTACCCCAAATTTTTGGTGGAAGAAAATTTGCCAATAGCATATTTTTTGCAGCCGCCCTTGTTGTCGCCATCGTGGCCAGCCAAAATATCGCCCATGCCGCAGAGCGCAGATTTTTAATCGCCAGTTTTAATGAAGTGGTGGTTGAGGGAAATTTGAATGTAAATATCATCACGGGCAAACCAATTTCGGTCATTGGTAATGGCGAACATTCAATTTTATCAGAGTTACATTTTAACTTGGTCGGGGATAAATTGACCGTCCGCCTGTCCGAACGTGGCCGTCAATTGGTGGTAAAGGCCAAAGAGCCATTGATGATAAATTTGGCAACAAAGGAAATGAAATCAATCACCATCAATGGAAATTCATCGGTCAAATTGGATAAGTTAAAGGCTGCAAAGGCCCGCATCCAAATATTTGGTTCGGGCATTGTCAATGTTGATAATATAGAAACAGATAATTTAAACGCCATTGTTCAGGGCAATGGCAATATCAATATCGCATCAGGCAAGGGCGACCGCGCCATCATCATCTTAAACGGCGCAGGCATGATAAACGCCAATGCCTTTACCGCCCAAACCGCCGAAATAACACATAGCGGCCCGGCTCAAAGCCGGATGAATGTTGCCAAAACCGCCACGATTATGAACCAAGGAACGGGCATAATTAACATTAGCGGCAAGGCACAATGCATCATAAAGGCAGGAAATTCGGGTAGTGTAAGCTGTGAAAATCCGATAAATTAA